A genomic segment from Pistricoccus aurantiacus encodes:
- the sauS gene encoding acylating sulfoacetaldehyde dehydrogenase has translation MSNTQASQVQDATDAKAIVASLVERARIAQARYQQYNQTQVDEVVTAVAWALVHPERNRELSALAVETTGLGNVDDKILKNRRKTMGLLRDLQQAKTVGIIRELPELGLVEIARPVGVVGAVVPSTNPAATPTNKTINALKGRNAIILAPSPKGQQTCTLLLEYMHAELDRVGAPRDLIQQLPAPISKATTYELMHQADLVVVTGSQNNVRSAYSSGTPAIGVGAGNVPVIIDESAELDDAAQKIKASKTFDNATSCSSENSLVILDAIYTQAIEALERSGGMLLSDSEKQQLEAAMWENGNLSRHVIARSAPEIARIAGLERSELQSAAFFMVEEQHVGEEYPFSGEKLSPVLAVYRVKDFDAAFEQTRRLLDYQGKGHSCGIHTQDDAHVQRLGLEMPVCRVIVNQAHAFANGGNFDNGLPFSLSMGCGTWGENSISDNLNYRHYLNTTRIARTITPREPTEEELFGDYLQQYGLKNS, from the coding sequence ATGAGCAACACGCAAGCAAGTCAAGTACAGGATGCGACTGATGCCAAAGCCATCGTCGCCTCGCTGGTAGAACGAGCTCGTATCGCCCAGGCGCGCTATCAGCAGTACAACCAGACACAGGTGGACGAAGTCGTGACCGCTGTCGCTTGGGCCCTGGTTCATCCCGAGCGCAACCGCGAACTCTCGGCATTGGCGGTCGAAACCACCGGACTAGGCAACGTCGACGACAAGATCCTCAAGAACCGCCGCAAGACCATGGGGTTGCTGCGGGATCTACAGCAAGCCAAGACCGTAGGCATCATTAGAGAACTGCCCGAACTGGGGCTGGTTGAGATTGCCCGCCCGGTCGGTGTGGTAGGCGCTGTAGTCCCCTCGACCAATCCCGCAGCGACCCCGACCAATAAAACCATCAACGCTCTCAAGGGGCGTAATGCCATCATCCTGGCACCTTCTCCCAAAGGCCAGCAGACCTGTACGTTGCTACTGGAATACATGCATGCCGAACTCGACAGGGTCGGCGCGCCAAGAGATCTGATACAACAGCTGCCGGCACCCATCAGCAAGGCGACGACCTACGAGCTGATGCATCAGGCGGATCTGGTGGTGGTCACCGGCTCGCAAAACAACGTCAGATCCGCTTATTCCAGCGGTACGCCGGCGATCGGCGTCGGCGCGGGCAATGTGCCGGTCATCATCGACGAGTCAGCCGAACTTGATGACGCCGCGCAAAAGATCAAAGCCTCCAAGACGTTTGATAACGCCACCAGCTGCTCCTCGGAGAATAGCCTGGTCATCCTCGATGCGATCTATACGCAAGCCATTGAAGCATTGGAACGTAGCGGAGGCATGTTGCTAAGTGATAGCGAAAAGCAGCAGTTGGAAGCGGCCATGTGGGAAAACGGCAACCTGAGTCGGCACGTCATCGCCAGGTCCGCTCCTGAAATCGCCAGGATCGCGGGGCTTGAGCGTTCCGAGTTGCAGTCGGCGGCGTTTTTCATGGTGGAAGAGCAGCATGTCGGCGAAGAGTATCCCTTCTCCGGCGAGAAGCTCTCGCCGGTGCTGGCAGTCTATCGTGTCAAGGATTTCGACGCGGCTTTCGAGCAGACTCGGCGTCTGCTGGATTATCAGGGTAAAGGACATTCCTGCGGAATCCATACCCAGGATGACGCCCATGTTCAGCGGCTAGGGCTGGAAATGCCGGTGTGTCGAGTCATCGTCAATCAAGCCCACGCCTTCGCCAACGGGGGCAATTTCGACAATGGCTTACCGTTTTCACTTTCCATGGGTTGTGGAACCTGGGGGGAAAACAGTATTTCTGACAATTTGAACTATCGACATTATCTCAATACCACCCGGATCGCTCGTACGATCACGCCGCGCGAACCAACCGAAGAGGAACTGTTCGGTGATTACTTGCAACAGTACGGTCTAAAAAATTCCTGA
- a CDS encoding tripartite tricarboxylate transporter substrate binding protein, protein MNNNSLLLKSKIAAVSFAAITAFMTSSSSMSAEEFPSNPLSMIVSYSAGGATDFQARIVTSKAEQYLGEPVTVINRPGAGGQVGWNYLVQNGGQEGYDLAAYNVPHFIAQSLMYDTYYDIDNLEPIANWGADPAVLIVGKNSQFDTIDDLVAYAKENPGKITVSGAGLFVGHHIAMLQLEEAADISLKYIPTSGGVDALRFVQGGQVMAGFNNLSDAYRSRDRLKILGVADLERNEAFLPEVPTFQEAGYEVDDSSVNFRGIMTRSGVPEDRLEMLSEKMVEMFNDEDIKTKMEKGGSPMRVMGRAELKEMWQQRQAFLKELFENLDGAELEQAK, encoded by the coding sequence ATGAATAACAATAGTCTGCTCCTAAAAAGCAAAATAGCCGCGGTAAGTTTTGCAGCAATTACTGCTTTTATGACAAGCTCTTCGTCAATGTCTGCCGAAGAATTTCCCAGTAATCCATTAAGCATGATCGTTTCCTATTCAGCCGGTGGCGCGACGGACTTTCAGGCTAGAATTGTCACCTCCAAGGCAGAACAATATCTTGGAGAACCGGTAACCGTCATTAACCGTCCTGGTGCTGGCGGCCAGGTTGGTTGGAATTACCTGGTTCAGAATGGAGGGCAAGAAGGTTATGATTTGGCAGCCTATAATGTCCCGCACTTCATCGCTCAGTCACTGATGTACGACACCTATTACGATATCGATAACCTGGAGCCAATTGCCAACTGGGGCGCCGACCCTGCCGTGCTGATCGTCGGCAAGAATAGTCAGTTCGATACAATCGATGACCTGGTTGCCTACGCCAAGGAAAATCCAGGCAAGATTACCGTTTCCGGAGCCGGCCTGTTCGTTGGCCACCATATCGCCATGCTGCAATTGGAAGAGGCGGCGGATATTTCACTCAAATACATTCCCACCTCCGGAGGCGTGGACGCGCTGCGCTTTGTCCAAGGGGGTCAGGTAATGGCCGGTTTCAACAATCTATCCGATGCCTATCGTAGTCGTGATCGCCTGAAGATACTGGGAGTGGCCGACCTGGAGCGTAATGAGGCGTTTCTTCCCGAGGTACCAACTTTCCAGGAAGCCGGTTACGAAGTCGATGATTCCAGTGTCAATTTTCGAGGCATCATGACACGCTCGGGTGTACCCGAAGATCGACTCGAAATGCTCTCCGAAAAAATGGTTGAGATGTTCAATGATGAGGACATCAAGACCAAGATGGAAAAAGGCGGGTCACCCATGCGTGTGATGGGACGCGCTGAATTGAAGGAGATGTGGCAGCAGCGCCAGGCTTTTCTCAAGGAGCTATTCGAAAATCTCGATGGTGCGGAACTTGAACAAGCGAAGTAA
- a CDS encoding tripartite tricarboxylate transporter TctB family protein: MSYSKHGLTAIVTLIVTIGLLTASFSPAGTGYEFPKIVAIFMVVIAITMVVLTLLPKKSITADDEESIPWGSIWPALLILIGFLLVAGWLGFFATSFIAFYSVVMIYSPERLCWHQAIRSGVITAVFMGVLYLIFVTLLNVQIPGGILI, translated from the coding sequence ATGAGTTATAGCAAACATGGCCTAACCGCAATCGTGACGCTTATAGTAACTATTGGCTTGTTGACCGCCTCATTTTCACCGGCCGGAACGGGCTACGAATTCCCAAAAATAGTTGCAATATTCATGGTTGTTATCGCCATTACTATGGTTGTACTTACACTCCTACCGAAGAAATCGATCACTGCGGATGACGAAGAATCCATACCTTGGGGAAGTATCTGGCCCGCCCTACTGATTCTCATTGGCTTTTTATTGGTTGCAGGATGGCTGGGATTCTTCGCAACCTCTTTCATTGCTTTTTATTCGGTCGTCATGATTTATTCCCCGGAGCGCTTATGTTGGCATCAAGCTATTAGAAGTGGCGTCATTACAGCCGTTTTCATGGGAGTTCTATATCTCATTTTCGTAACGTTGCTTAACGTCCAGATTCCAGGTGGAATCCTGATCTGA
- a CDS encoding tripartite tricarboxylate transporter permease, whose translation MELLEYLPQVLSGWNLVILIVGTVVGLLLGATPGLSPTMAVALLIPFTFQMDATSGLILLGVLYTSTVAGGAVSAILVNIPGAPANIATMLDGHPMAKKGHASEALHYCFISSGIGGVIGVLVLIFFTPILVGFALRFGPSELFWIAILGITVIGSLGSSSVLKGLLAGAVGIWISLIGFNPVAGTERFVFSEHLQGGVTIIPALIGLFAIPQVFQMVETAKRGLGGETFGMEHRSIMTSLVYNLSKVRALSIGSIVGTLVGIIPGAGGQIAGLIAYDQTKKFSRNPDNFGKGEPEGVIASESANNAMVGASLVPMLSLGIPGSPTAAVLLGGLLIQGLFPGPDLFTQHAPVAWTFMGALLVSQILLVIFGLYISRFSKYVIRVPKHYMAAAVTILAVFGTYSVQNSISDVIIMVTLGSVMYFAMRFGFGPGPVVLGIILGPIAETNFLQGQMIAQAMGGTFQYFFTGGINLLLIGICVLSVGYSIFAELKARARHRRELANRGMEVKP comes from the coding sequence GTGGAGCTATTAGAGTACCTACCCCAGGTCTTGAGTGGTTGGAATCTAGTCATCTTGATCGTTGGTACCGTGGTAGGTCTCTTGCTGGGCGCGACCCCTGGCTTGAGCCCTACCATGGCCGTGGCCTTGCTGATTCCCTTTACTTTCCAGATGGACGCTACTTCCGGCCTTATCCTGCTGGGAGTGCTCTACACCTCGACAGTTGCTGGCGGTGCAGTCAGTGCCATCCTGGTCAACATACCCGGTGCGCCAGCCAATATAGCGACGATGCTGGACGGCCACCCGATGGCCAAGAAAGGGCATGCCAGTGAAGCATTACATTATTGTTTCATTAGCTCAGGCATAGGTGGCGTAATTGGTGTGCTGGTACTGATTTTCTTCACCCCGATATTGGTCGGCTTCGCTTTACGTTTCGGTCCGTCGGAATTGTTCTGGATCGCCATACTCGGTATCACGGTCATTGGCTCCTTGGGTAGCTCTTCGGTATTAAAAGGGCTGCTTGCCGGTGCCGTAGGTATCTGGATCTCGCTGATAGGCTTCAATCCGGTCGCCGGCACCGAACGTTTCGTGTTCTCGGAGCACCTCCAAGGCGGTGTCACCATTATCCCTGCGCTTATTGGTCTGTTTGCCATTCCCCAAGTGTTTCAAATGGTCGAAACCGCCAAACGTGGGTTAGGCGGAGAAACCTTCGGAATGGAACATCGATCTATCATGACATCGCTGGTCTACAACCTATCGAAAGTTCGCGCGTTAAGTATAGGCAGCATCGTCGGTACATTGGTGGGGATCATTCCGGGGGCCGGCGGGCAGATAGCTGGGCTGATCGCTTATGACCAAACTAAAAAGTTCAGTCGAAACCCGGATAACTTCGGCAAGGGAGAACCAGAAGGCGTCATCGCATCCGAAAGCGCCAATAATGCAATGGTGGGTGCGTCCTTGGTCCCCATGCTTTCCTTGGGTATCCCTGGCAGTCCCACTGCGGCGGTACTGCTGGGAGGGTTGTTGATTCAGGGGCTGTTTCCAGGACCAGATTTATTCACGCAGCATGCCCCGGTAGCCTGGACCTTCATGGGTGCCCTACTGGTAAGCCAGATCTTGCTGGTGATCTTTGGCCTGTATATCAGCCGCTTCAGCAAATATGTCATCCGAGTGCCGAAACACTATATGGCGGCGGCGGTAACGATCCTTGCGGTATTTGGAACCTATAGCGTGCAGAACAGTATATCCGACGTCATCATCATGGTGACATTGGGAAGCGTGATGTATTTTGCCATGCGCTTTGGGTTCGGTCCTGGCCCCGTCGTACTCGGCATCATTCTCGGGCCGATCGCTGAAACCAATTTTCTACAAGGCCAGATGATCGCTCAGGCCATGGGCGGTACCTTCCAGTATTTCTTTACCGGAGGCATCAATTTACTACTTATTGGCATATGCGTATTGTCGGTTGGCTACAGTATTTTTGCCGAACTCAAGGCACGGGCGCGTCATCGTCGTGAGCTGGCCAATCGTGGAATGGAGGTAAAACCATGA
- a CDS encoding GntR family transcriptional regulator → MKADADTDRLELFYTASLQVAGDKPLYRMVEDHIRTLITTGHLIPGDLIPSEAQLAKALNVSPGTAKKAITNLVWEKLLFRHQGKGTYVSRVDFEKNLFRFFSYGDAEGRSIRINKKTTARSLQQGPSNICKRLGVAEGSDLVYIERLGVIGERPILVEYSWWPAAVVPGLEDESIHIPDYLYALVLNRYGVPVVRAGETLTAEAADSKTAKVLDIAKGTPVVVLKRIAYTLNDRIVEVRTTKGRADRFSYKAEIRR, encoded by the coding sequence ATGAAAGCGGATGCGGATACCGATCGCCTAGAGCTATTTTATACAGCTTCTCTACAGGTGGCAGGAGACAAGCCTCTTTATCGCATGGTCGAGGATCACATAAGAACCCTCATTACCACGGGTCATCTAATTCCCGGCGACTTGATTCCTTCCGAGGCGCAGCTGGCAAAAGCGCTGAACGTGAGCCCAGGTACCGCTAAAAAGGCCATCACCAATCTAGTCTGGGAGAAGCTGCTTTTTCGACATCAGGGCAAGGGTACCTATGTATCCAGAGTCGATTTCGAGAAAAATCTGTTCCGCTTTTTTTCCTATGGTGACGCTGAGGGCCGTTCCATACGCATCAACAAGAAAACAACCGCACGCAGCTTGCAGCAAGGGCCTAGCAATATCTGTAAACGGCTGGGTGTAGCGGAGGGCTCTGACCTGGTATATATCGAGCGATTAGGGGTTATCGGCGAGCGTCCCATCCTTGTGGAGTATTCCTGGTGGCCGGCCGCAGTCGTGCCAGGACTCGAAGACGAAAGCATTCATATCCCCGACTACTTATATGCATTGGTGCTCAACCGGTATGGCGTGCCCGTGGTTCGAGCCGGGGAAACCTTGACCGCCGAGGCGGCGGATTCGAAAACCGCAAAGGTACTGGATATCGCTAAAGGAACCCCCGTTGTTGTTCTCAAGCGCATTGCCTACACATTGAACGATCGAATCGTGGAAGTAAGAACAACCAAAGGCAGGGCTGACCGCTTTAGTTACAAGGCAGAAATCCGCAGGTAG
- a CDS encoding efflux RND transporter permease subunit — protein sequence MRALIQAAIDRTRTTLMLLIFLLVAGVMAYRAIPKEANPDVAIPMIYVSVVLEGVSPEDGERLLARPLEQELRSIEGLDKMTFQTGEGFASVILEFDAGFDARQALMDVREQVDIAKSSLPTEAEEPRVMEINVGLFPVMSIGLSGPLDQRQLLTAARRLKEAIEGIPQVLEVDIGGEREELMEIVVDPLVLESYGVDFDTLFNRVSRNNRLVAAGSLDTGAGRLSLKVPGVIEDIEDVLEIPVKVDGDQVVTFGDVAQIRPTFKDPEGFARIDGQPALVLEISKRAGANIIATASAVRELLKEAEPLFPEGLETDIIMDQSQTVEDLLSELLNNVMAAVVMVLIVILASMGASAAMMVGLTIPGAFLSGILMIWAIGFTLNIVVLFALILVAGMLVDGAIVVSELADRHLAQGQPRKEAWANAATRMAWPVIASTATTVVVFMPLLFWPGVVGQFMKYLPATVVVCLLASLAMALIFLPTLGGAFSPGKARGSDHITRGGRGYRQLLGKLIRHPGKTLLAAMLGMALVYTAYARFNHGVEFFPSVEPDRAQAMVHLRGDLSVSEKDAVVQRVESRLRNMPEVQALYARSFATPNEQLGVDVIGQLSFQLIDWSKRRPVARILADMRERTQDIPGIQLEFRQQEQGPSEGKPIELEISAQDPDKVNRMVDTLRATMRRLGGFEDIEDNRSVPGVEWRIQVDREAAARFGTDVASIGSAVQLITTGLQVATYRPVEATDEVDIRVRLPKDWRSLDQLGRLTINTSRGQVPISQFVTLTPAPKVGNLRRVDGRRAITLEADVAEGYQSTERLKALQEEIQPLPEGVRVDIAGEQEDQQETSRFLGSAFLIALFLMAIILVTQFNSLYQAGLVLSAIVFSTAGVLIGLLVNGQPFGIVMVGMGIIALAGIVVNNNIVLIDTYNVLRREGLEPAAAALEAGGLRLRPVLLTAITTVLGLMPMVLGINVNLLEPALGFNAPSTQWWTQLSSAIAGGLTFATALTLLLTPCMLVLGAKLPGGRR from the coding sequence ATGCGCGCGCTGATTCAGGCGGCCATCGATCGCACCCGCACGACGCTGATGCTGCTGATCTTTCTGCTGGTGGCCGGAGTCATGGCCTACCGAGCGATTCCCAAGGAAGCCAACCCGGACGTGGCCATTCCGATGATCTACGTCTCCGTGGTGCTGGAAGGGGTCAGTCCGGAGGACGGCGAGCGCCTGCTGGCTCGGCCGCTGGAGCAGGAGCTGCGCAGCATCGAAGGGCTCGACAAGATGACCTTCCAGACCGGGGAGGGCTTCGCCTCGGTGATCCTCGAGTTCGACGCCGGCTTCGACGCCCGCCAGGCGCTGATGGACGTGCGGGAGCAGGTGGATATCGCCAAGAGTTCCCTGCCTACCGAAGCGGAGGAACCTCGAGTCATGGAGATCAACGTGGGGCTGTTCCCGGTGATGTCCATCGGCCTTTCGGGGCCGCTGGATCAGCGCCAGCTGCTTACCGCGGCAAGGCGCCTCAAGGAAGCTATCGAAGGTATTCCTCAGGTGCTGGAAGTGGACATCGGCGGCGAGCGGGAGGAGTTGATGGAGATCGTCGTCGATCCGCTGGTGCTGGAAAGCTACGGCGTGGATTTCGATACCCTGTTCAACCGGGTCTCCCGCAACAACCGGCTGGTGGCGGCGGGAAGCCTGGATACCGGCGCTGGACGCCTGTCCTTGAAGGTGCCCGGGGTCATCGAAGACATCGAGGACGTGCTTGAGATACCGGTCAAGGTGGACGGCGATCAGGTAGTGACCTTCGGCGACGTGGCGCAGATTCGCCCCACCTTCAAGGATCCGGAGGGCTTTGCCCGCATCGACGGCCAGCCGGCGCTGGTGCTGGAAATCTCCAAGCGCGCCGGGGCCAACATCATTGCCACCGCCAGCGCGGTGCGAGAGCTTTTGAAGGAGGCGGAGCCGCTGTTTCCCGAGGGACTCGAGACGGACATCATCATGGACCAGTCCCAGACCGTGGAAGATCTGCTCTCGGAGCTGCTCAACAACGTGATGGCGGCGGTGGTCATGGTCTTGATAGTGATTCTCGCCAGCATGGGGGCCAGCGCCGCGATGATGGTGGGACTGACCATTCCCGGCGCCTTCCTGAGCGGCATTCTGATGATCTGGGCCATCGGCTTCACCCTGAACATCGTCGTGCTGTTCGCACTGATCCTGGTGGCAGGCATGCTGGTGGACGGGGCCATCGTGGTCAGTGAACTGGCGGATCGCCATCTCGCTCAGGGCCAGCCGCGCAAGGAAGCCTGGGCGAACGCCGCCACTCGCATGGCCTGGCCGGTGATCGCCTCCACCGCCACCACGGTGGTGGTGTTCATGCCGCTACTTTTTTGGCCCGGGGTGGTGGGACAGTTCATGAAGTACCTGCCCGCCACGGTAGTGGTGTGTCTGCTGGCGTCACTGGCCATGGCGCTGATCTTCCTGCCGACCCTGGGAGGCGCTTTCAGTCCCGGCAAGGCGCGTGGCTCGGACCACATCACCCGCGGCGGACGCGGCTATCGCCAGCTGCTGGGCAAGCTGATCCGGCATCCCGGCAAGACGCTGCTGGCGGCGATGCTGGGCATGGCGCTGGTCTATACCGCTTACGCGCGCTTCAATCATGGCGTCGAGTTCTTTCCCAGCGTGGAGCCGGACCGGGCCCAGGCCATGGTGCATCTGCGCGGCGACCTTTCCGTTTCCGAGAAGGACGCGGTGGTCCAGCGGGTCGAGTCGCGGCTGCGCAACATGCCGGAAGTCCAGGCGCTTTACGCCCGCTCCTTCGCCACCCCTAACGAACAGCTTGGCGTCGACGTCATCGGCCAACTGAGCTTTCAGCTGATCGACTGGTCCAAACGCCGCCCGGTCGCCAGGATCCTCGCGGACATGCGCGAACGTACGCAAGACATTCCCGGCATCCAGCTGGAATTTCGGCAGCAGGAGCAAGGCCCAAGCGAGGGCAAGCCGATCGAGCTGGAAATCAGCGCCCAGGATCCGGACAAGGTGAATCGAATGGTGGATACGCTGCGCGCCACCATGCGTCGCCTGGGGGGCTTCGAGGATATCGAGGACAACCGCAGCGTGCCCGGCGTGGAATGGCGCATCCAGGTGGACCGGGAGGCTGCGGCGCGCTTCGGTACCGACGTGGCGAGTATCGGCAGCGCGGTACAGCTGATCACCACCGGTTTGCAGGTAGCCACCTATCGCCCGGTGGAAGCCACGGATGAGGTGGACATTCGCGTGCGTCTGCCCAAAGACTGGCGAAGCCTGGACCAGCTGGGCCGGCTGACCATCAACACCAGCCGCGGCCAGGTGCCGATCAGCCAGTTCGTGACCCTGACTCCGGCGCCTAAGGTCGGCAACCTGCGACGAGTGGATGGACGCCGCGCCATTACCCTGGAGGCGGACGTGGCGGAAGGCTATCAGTCCACGGAACGCCTGAAAGCCCTGCAGGAGGAAATCCAGCCGCTGCCGGAAGGCGTCCGGGTGGATATCGCCGGTGAGCAGGAGGACCAGCAGGAAACTTCGCGTTTCCTGGGCTCGGCTTTCCTGATCGCGCTGTTCCTGATGGCGATCATTCTGGTCACCCAGTTCAACAGCCTGTATCAGGCGGGACTGGTGCTGTCTGCCATCGTCTTCTCCACCGCTGGGGTGCTGATCGGCCTGCTGGTCAACGGCCAGCCCTTCGGCATCGTGATGGTGGGAATGGGCATCATCGCCCTGGCGGGCATCGTGGTGAACAACAATATCGTGCTGATCGATACCTACAACGTGCTGCGACGAGAAGGGCTGGAACCCGCGGCGGCGGCGCTGGAAGCCGGCGGCCTGCGCCTGCGCCCGGTGCTGCTCACCGCCATCACCACGGTGCTGGGGCTGATGCCCATGGTACTGGGGATCAACGTCAACCTGCTGGAACCGGCGCTGGGGTTCAACGCCCCCTCCACCCAGTGGTGGACCCAGCTTTCCAGCGCCATCGCCGGCGGGCTGACCTTCGCCACCGCCCTGACGTTACTGCTCACGCCCTGCATGCTGGTGCTGGGCGCCAAGCTGCCTGGCGGCAGGCGCTGA
- a CDS encoding efflux RND transporter periplasmic adaptor subunit: MPRRSTVSYLLAVVLTLLLLLWLAFGNLQAFRDEAPESAAQEDDSAGLARVEVRLDEAQDYQPTLLAQGSLTARQAIDLRARIEGRVQRLPVKQGARVKEGTVLLELDQEDLPQQLARAQAELESARAEYEGARSLEKRDLISRTELLKFTTELAQAQAEAASLREALAKTRPQAPFAGILDRLDVDPGDSLQVGESYGLLIDPSQLKAEAQIPQRDAQGLEPGLEVEVTLLDGRTLEGELTHVANQANPQTRSFAVEALIDNPDSLRLAGASATLRIARPSRQAHALSPALLVLDDKGRLGVKAVDDQQQVVFHPVTLLSATSERAWVSGIPEKLRLITLGGGFVEPGERVEVVDAALPRES, encoded by the coding sequence ATGCCGCGTCGCTCCACCGTCTCCTACCTGCTCGCCGTCGTTCTGACACTATTGCTGCTGCTATGGCTGGCGTTCGGCAATCTTCAGGCGTTTCGCGACGAGGCGCCGGAAAGCGCAGCACAGGAAGACGACTCGGCGGGGCTGGCGCGGGTCGAAGTCCGCCTGGACGAGGCGCAGGACTACCAGCCGACGCTGCTCGCCCAAGGCAGTCTCACCGCGCGACAGGCCATCGACCTGCGGGCGCGCATCGAGGGTCGCGTCCAGCGGCTGCCGGTCAAGCAAGGTGCCCGTGTGAAAGAAGGTACCGTACTGCTCGAACTCGATCAGGAGGATCTGCCGCAGCAGCTGGCCCGGGCTCAGGCAGAACTCGAGTCCGCCCGGGCGGAATACGAAGGCGCCAGGAGTCTGGAAAAGCGCGATCTGATTTCCCGCACGGAACTATTGAAATTCACCACGGAACTGGCCCAGGCCCAGGCGGAAGCCGCCAGTCTGCGGGAAGCCTTGGCCAAGACCCGCCCCCAGGCGCCTTTCGCCGGCATTCTGGATCGTCTGGACGTGGATCCTGGCGATAGCCTGCAAGTGGGCGAGAGCTACGGCCTGCTGATCGACCCCAGCCAGCTGAAGGCGGAGGCCCAGATCCCGCAGCGGGACGCCCAGGGGCTCGAGCCCGGGCTCGAGGTGGAGGTGACCCTGCTGGACGGTCGCACCCTGGAGGGTGAGCTGACCCATGTAGCAAACCAGGCGAATCCTCAGACTCGAAGTTTTGCCGTGGAGGCGCTGATCGACAATCCGGACAGCCTGCGCCTGGCCGGCGCCAGCGCGACGCTGCGTATCGCCAGACCCAGCCGTCAGGCCCATGCGCTGTCGCCGGCGCTGCTGGTACTCGACGACAAGGGCCGGCTCGGGGTCAAGGCGGTAGACGACCAGCAGCAGGTGGTCTTTCATCCGGTGACCCTGCTTTCCGCCACCAGCGAGCGCGCTTGGGTCAGCGGCATCCCGGAAAAATTGCGCCTGATCACGCTAGGCGGCGGTTTCGTCGAGCCGGGCGAACGGGTCGAGGTGGTGGACGCCGCTTTGCCCCGAGAGTCCTGA
- a CDS encoding malate dehydrogenase, with protein MKEPVRIAITGAAGQISYSLIFRIAAGDLLGPKQPVILHLLEIPQAMDALEGVVMEVNDCAFPLVRDIVATDDPNVAFKDIDYGLLVGSRPRGPGMERKDLLEANAEIFSVQGKALNDNAKRDVKVLVVGNPANTNALIAAENAPDIPSGQITAMVRLDHNRAKSQLAQKLGKHANDVKTVIVWGNHSSTQFPDLSHCKVDDKPALDQVDQDWYENDFIPTVQQRGAAIIKARGASSAASAASAAIDHMRDWALGTEGYVVSMAVPSDGSYGIEPGIMYGYPVTCDGGKYKIVEGLEIDDFSRSRMKATEDELREEREAVKHLFGK; from the coding sequence ATGAAGGAACCCGTACGTATTGCCATTACCGGCGCCGCCGGGCAGATCAGCTATTCGCTTATCTTCCGAATTGCCGCCGGCGACCTGCTGGGTCCCAAGCAACCGGTCATCCTGCATTTGCTCGAGATTCCCCAGGCCATGGACGCCCTCGAGGGCGTGGTGATGGAAGTCAACGACTGCGCCTTCCCGCTGGTTCGTGACATCGTCGCCACGGATGATCCCAACGTGGCTTTCAAGGACATCGACTACGGCCTGCTGGTCGGTTCCCGGCCCCGCGGCCCGGGCATGGAGCGCAAGGACCTGCTGGAAGCCAACGCGGAAATCTTCTCCGTGCAGGGCAAGGCGCTCAACGACAACGCCAAGCGCGACGTCAAGGTGCTGGTGGTCGGCAACCCGGCAAATACCAACGCGCTGATCGCCGCGGAAAACGCACCGGACATTCCCTCCGGTCAGATCACCGCCATGGTGCGTCTGGATCACAACCGCGCCAAGAGCCAGCTGGCCCAGAAGCTCGGCAAGCATGCCAACGATGTGAAGACCGTGATCGTCTGGGGCAACCATAGTTCCACCCAGTTCCCGGATCTCTCTCACTGCAAGGTGGACGACAAGCCCGCCCTGGATCAGGTGGATCAGGACTGGTACGAGAACGACTTCATCCCCACGGTGCAGCAGCGTGGCGCCGCCATCATCAAGGCCCGGGGCGCCTCCAGCGCCGCCTCCGCCGCTTCCGCCGCTATCGACCATATGCGCGACTGGGCGCTGGGTACCGAAGGCTACGTGGTGAGCATGGCGGTACCTTCCGACGGCAGCTACGGCATCGAGCCCGGCATCATGTACGGCTACCCGGTGACCTGCGACGGCGGCAAGTACAAGATCGTCGAGGGTCTGGAAATCGACGACTTCAGCCGCTCTCGCATGAAGGCCACGGAAGACGAGCTGCGTGAAGAGCGAGAAGCCGTGAAGCACCTGTTCGGCAAATAA